The following are from one region of the Fibrobacterota bacterium genome:
- a CDS encoding rod shape-determining protein: MFGFLSSDIGIDLGTANTLVHVSGRGIVINEPSVVAVERRTNKVLAIGSEAKRMLGRTPGEIIAVRPMKDGVIADFQMVESLLTRLIQIAQKYPLFFLRPRIVVGVPSGITEVEKRAVLESAQKAGAREVYLVAEPMAAAIGMGIPVEDPSGNMIIDIGGGTSEIAVIALYGIVCDASVRVGGDEMDEAIINYLKKNYNLLVGEGTAEKIKMQIGSAYPLDHELEMEVRGRDLMAGIPHTLKITSAEIREALAEPVNAIVEAVKRALEQTPPELSADILEKGIVMTGGGSQLRGLDELLRQETNLPVNVIDDPLVCVCKGTARILEDMDKYYKVLMEASR, translated from the coding sequence TTGTTCGGCTTCCTTTCCAGTGACATCGGTATCGATTTGGGAACCGCGAATACCCTCGTCCACGTCAGCGGGCGCGGAATCGTCATCAATGAACCCTCCGTAGTCGCCGTAGAGCGGCGCACCAACAAGGTTTTGGCCATCGGTTCGGAAGCCAAGCGAATGCTGGGCCGCACTCCCGGCGAGATCATCGCGGTCCGCCCCATGAAGGACGGCGTGATCGCCGATTTCCAGATGGTGGAAAGCCTGCTCACCCGCCTCATCCAGATCGCGCAGAAGTACCCGCTCTTCTTCTTGCGCCCCCGCATCGTGGTGGGCGTGCCTTCAGGGATCACCGAAGTGGAAAAGCGCGCGGTCCTCGAATCGGCGCAAAAGGCGGGCGCCCGCGAAGTCTACCTGGTAGCCGAGCCCATGGCGGCGGCCATCGGCATGGGCATTCCCGTTGAAGATCCCTCCGGCAACATGATCATCGATATCGGCGGCGGCACCTCGGAAATCGCCGTGATCGCGCTGTACGGCATCGTCTGCGACGCCTCGGTGCGCGTGGGCGGCGACGAGATGGACGAGGCCATCATCAACTACCTGAAGAAGAACTATAACCTCCTGGTGGGAGAAGGCACCGCCGAGAAGATCAAGATGCAGATCGGATCGGCTTACCCGCTCGACCACGAACTGGAGATGGAAGTACGCGGCCGCGACCTCATGGCCGGCATCCCGCATACCCTCAAGATCACCTCGGCGGAAATCCGCGAGGCCCTGGCCGAGCCCGTGAACGCCATCGTGGAGGCCGTCAAACGGGCCTTGGAGCAGACTCCGCCCGAGCTTTCCGCGGATATCCTGGAGAAGGGAATCGTCATGACCGGAGGCGGATCCCAGCTCCGCGGCCTGGACGAACTGCTGCGCCAGGAAACCAATCTGCCGGTGAACGTGATCGACGACCCTCTGGTGTGCGTGTGCAAGGGCACGGCGCGCATCCTCGAGGACATGGACAAGTATTATAAGGTTTTGATGGAGGCGAGCCGCTAA
- a CDS encoding rod shape-determining protein MreC, whose protein sequence is MSIFDWFLRLFTFGKGIVSLILCVIFCAVLISLKHPERETFHDVMISTFLYPAQYILSKTTRTVMIYRENEELKHQNAALRLENDYLVQAIRELPRVQEMEAFGARSRLKLKMAQISAEDPGRFSNNWVINLGKEDSVDANMPVITASGIVGKTAKCYHSHCLVQGLTDPSCKVSVLCNRTRVKGMLEAWPGGKLVARFPVDGDIGAGDTVVTSGMGGVFPKGLLVGVVAGEHQDASEGADILKGMEVKPFQNPHRVEEVFVLIRPDSWTLGKE, encoded by the coding sequence GTGAGCATTTTCGACTGGTTCTTGAGGCTCTTCACCTTCGGGAAGGGCATCGTATCCCTCATCCTTTGCGTCATCTTCTGCGCGGTCCTTATCTCGCTGAAGCACCCCGAGCGCGAAACGTTCCATGACGTGATGATCAGCACGTTCTTATATCCCGCTCAATACATACTTTCCAAGACGACCCGAACGGTCATGATTTACAGGGAAAACGAAGAGTTGAAGCACCAGAATGCCGCCTTACGCCTGGAGAACGATTACCTGGTGCAGGCCATCAGGGAGTTGCCGCGCGTCCAGGAGATGGAGGCTTTCGGGGCGCGCAGCAGGTTGAAACTGAAGATGGCCCAGATCTCCGCCGAAGATCCGGGACGCTTTTCCAACAACTGGGTCATCAACCTCGGCAAAGAGGATTCGGTAGACGCGAACATGCCGGTGATAACCGCTTCTGGAATAGTGGGAAAGACCGCCAAGTGTTACCACAGCCATTGTCTGGTGCAGGGCCTCACCGATCCGAGCTGTAAAGTCTCCGTGCTTTGCAATCGCACCCGGGTCAAGGGCATGTTGGAAGCCTGGCCCGGCGGGAAGCTGGTCGCCCGGTTCCCCGTCGATGGCGACATTGGCGCTGGCGATACCGTGGTGACCTCGGGAATGGGCGGGGTCTTCCCGAAAGGCCTGCTGGTGGGCGTAGTGGCGGGGGAACATCAGGACGCCAGCGAAGGTGCGGATATCCTTAAGGGGATGGAAGTCAAGCCGTTCCAGAATCCCCATCGAGTGGAAGAGGTTTTCGTCCTTATCCGGCCGGATTCCTGGACCTTGGGGAAGGAATAA
- the mreD gene encoding rod shape-determining protein MreD: MNFLKSLSFLVLGLILQQTLIQLISIGSIKPDLVMVVLVAVSMRYGSLVGLFSGLAIGLVQDVYAIDALGANALAKCLVGYGTGLLDEKVIKVMPATKVLFLGVAFLVHDLVYSLAAGFHGAAFWNALLTRTVPSGIYTLLLGSLVFYFIIAPSRAEA, encoded by the coding sequence ATGAACTTCCTGAAAAGCCTCAGCTTTCTGGTACTCGGTTTGATCTTGCAGCAGACCTTGATCCAGCTCATCTCCATCGGCTCCATCAAGCCGGACCTGGTGATGGTGGTGCTGGTGGCGGTTTCCATGCGTTACGGTTCCCTGGTGGGCCTTTTCAGCGGATTGGCCATCGGTTTGGTCCAGGACGTGTATGCCATTGATGCCTTGGGCGCCAATGCCCTGGCCAAATGCCTGGTCGGATACGGCACCGGGCTCCTGGATGAAAAGGTGATCAAGGTAATGCCGGCTACCAAAGTGCTTTTCCTCGGCGTCGCTTTCCTCGTGCACGACCTGGTATATTCCTTGGCTGCCGGCTTCCATGGAGCCGCCTTTTGGAACGCCTTGTTGACGCGCACCGTACCCTCCGGGATTTACACCTTGCTCCTCGGTTCCCTCGTGTTCTATTTCATCATCGCGCCTTCCCGGGCCGAAGCCTGA
- the mrdA gene encoding penicillin-binding protein 2 → MRNDNAARLDDPFYRKQISRNILIIFGCMLLGLSGRLFYLQIIKGSYHQKLSEQNSMRLQIVHATRGLMYDRNGALIARNRPSYQVAILPTQLKEPKQVFANLMRFQDSSGNRLFDSALVTWSLERGRWKKFQPLVILEDASPEVVAMVEEHQLDLPGVVTVMDSRRSYPFGYNAAHVLGYMDEIKEDELEAFSDRRERTGDSIPYQKGDRIGRKGLEKTYEPYFRGRDGVRYIKVNAFGKEMEVIKEMPQVQPVAGYNLVTTLDMRLQCLAESLMADTLRGAVVAIDPRNGEVLAMASSPRMDGNIFSLSREKRSKEWAKLALDPAMPLNNRATVGGYEPGSTWKALMNVAALQSGKITPTEHMPKGCTGGYRFGNRTWRCWDPKGHGSLGMVDAFMQSCDVYYYQVGLEIGMDIINRVAREFGLGATTGIDLDDERSGMLVDSASYMHRFGKRGWTWSRGLVLNLSIGQGQIATPLQLANYCAGLANGKVVYRPHLVKEVRDRAGKTVQTFQPQVIQQLDLTPEQHEIVLKAMEAVVNNPRGTGGRARLPDVIVGGKTGSAENPHGEKTHALFIGAAPLYQPEIAIAVVLENVGHGGSIAAPIAGAIFREYFKRKMAGT, encoded by the coding sequence ATGCGCAACGATAACGCGGCCCGGCTGGACGATCCTTTCTACCGCAAGCAAATCAGCCGCAACATCCTGATCATCTTCGGGTGCATGCTGCTGGGCTTGTCCGGGCGCCTTTTCTACTTGCAGATCATCAAAGGAAGCTACCACCAGAAGCTTTCCGAGCAGAACAGCATGCGCTTGCAAATCGTGCACGCCACCCGCGGTCTCATGTACGATCGGAACGGCGCCTTGATCGCCCGCAACCGGCCGTCGTACCAGGTGGCCATACTGCCTACGCAGTTGAAGGAGCCGAAGCAGGTCTTCGCCAACCTGATGCGTTTCCAGGACAGTTCCGGCAACCGGCTTTTCGATTCGGCCCTGGTGACCTGGAGCCTGGAACGCGGCCGTTGGAAGAAGTTCCAACCCCTGGTAATCCTGGAAGACGCCTCCCCGGAAGTGGTGGCCATGGTGGAAGAACATCAGCTTGATCTGCCGGGAGTGGTGACCGTCATGGATTCGCGGCGATCCTATCCCTTCGGTTATAACGCCGCCCACGTGCTCGGCTATATGGACGAGATCAAGGAGGACGAGCTGGAAGCCTTCTCCGATCGCCGGGAGCGCACCGGGGACAGCATTCCGTACCAGAAAGGCGACCGCATCGGGCGCAAAGGACTGGAGAAAACCTACGAGCCTTATTTCCGGGGCCGGGACGGCGTGCGGTACATCAAGGTCAACGCCTTCGGCAAGGAGATGGAGGTCATCAAGGAAATGCCCCAGGTGCAGCCCGTGGCCGGCTACAACCTGGTTACCACCCTCGACATGCGCTTGCAATGCTTGGCCGAATCCCTGATGGCGGATACCCTGCGGGGGGCGGTGGTCGCCATCGATCCGCGCAACGGGGAGGTGCTGGCGATGGCCTCCAGCCCGCGCATGGACGGCAACATCTTCTCCCTTTCGCGGGAGAAGCGGTCCAAGGAGTGGGCCAAGCTGGCCCTGGATCCCGCCATGCCGTTGAACAATCGCGCCACCGTAGGCGGGTACGAACCTGGTTCGACCTGGAAGGCGCTCATGAACGTGGCCGCCTTGCAATCGGGGAAAATCACCCCCACGGAACATATGCCCAAGGGATGCACCGGCGGCTACCGGTTCGGCAACCGCACGTGGCGTTGCTGGGATCCGAAAGGCCATGGCTCTTTGGGGATGGTCGATGCCTTCATGCAATCGTGCGACGTGTACTACTACCAGGTGGGCCTCGAGATCGGGATGGACATCATCAACCGGGTGGCCCGGGAATTCGGCTTGGGGGCGACCACCGGGATCGATCTGGACGACGAGCGTTCCGGAATGCTGGTGGATTCGGCGAGCTATATGCACCGGTTCGGCAAACGCGGATGGACCTGGTCGCGCGGCCTGGTGCTGAACCTCTCCATCGGCCAGGGACAGATCGCCACGCCTTTGCAGCTCGCGAATTATTGCGCCGGGCTCGCCAACGGCAAGGTGGTATACCGGCCGCATCTCGTCAAGGAAGTACGGGATCGCGCCGGCAAGACTGTGCAGACGTTCCAGCCCCAGGTTATCCAGCAATTGGATTTGACCCCGGAGCAACATGAGATCGTCCTGAAGGCGATGGAGGCGGTTGTGAACAACCCCAGGGGCACGGGCGGGCGGGCAAGGCTGCCGGACGTTATCGTGGGAGGCAAAACCGGATCGGCGGAGAATCCCCACGGCGAAAAAACCCATGCCTTGTTCATCGGCGCCGCGCCCTTGTATCAGCCCGAAATCGCCATCGCGGTGGTTCTGGAAAACGTTGGCCATGGAGGTTCAATTGCCGCACCCATCGCTGGGGCGATTTTCCGCGAATATTTCAAGCGGAAAATGGCCGGAACGTAG
- the rodA gene encoding rod shape-determining protein RodA yields the protein MLVTLGLIMLIGLSAVYSASWDQPGQKWLKQCLYVVLGVIAIGAIFLVPPKVFYAMAYPAWIVSLFPLLYIIIFKANSVERWIALPGGFNLQPSELTKVALLLAMARLLSFQPIQIARPKTLIAPAALFFFPFILVLNEPNLSTALSFVAMTGVMAYWSGLAMREIFLLASPVLSVALSFHNLAWAGLFIVLILIVALSRINLKIGALILLINIIAGFGAIFVWNKVLYEHQRDRIMTFINPQRDPLGAGYQVLQSKVAIGSGQLVGKGYLNGTQTNLSFLPEEHTDFIFSVWAEQFGFLGCIALLALYLYLLHRILRTGMDIRNRFVSLVGAGVAGILGFHIIVNVSMTIGMMPVTGLPLPFMSYGGSFLISCLMMIGLLINLRAHGHNL from the coding sequence ATGCTGGTGACCTTGGGTCTGATCATGTTGATCGGCCTCTCGGCGGTCTATTCAGCCTCGTGGGATCAACCCGGCCAGAAATGGCTCAAGCAATGCCTTTACGTGGTCCTGGGCGTCATCGCCATCGGCGCCATTTTCCTCGTGCCGCCGAAGGTGTTCTACGCCATGGCCTATCCCGCCTGGATCGTTTCCCTCTTCCCGTTGCTGTACATCATCATCTTCAAGGCCAATTCCGTGGAGCGTTGGATCGCCCTGCCGGGAGGCTTCAACCTGCAGCCCTCGGAGTTGACCAAGGTCGCTCTATTGCTGGCGATGGCGCGATTGTTGTCCTTCCAACCCATCCAAATCGCCCGACCTAAGACCCTCATCGCGCCGGCGGCCCTGTTCTTCTTCCCGTTCATCCTGGTCCTGAATGAGCCCAATCTCAGCACGGCCCTTTCCTTCGTGGCCATGACGGGGGTGATGGCATATTGGTCCGGGCTCGCTATGCGGGAGATCTTCCTATTGGCTTCGCCGGTGCTGTCCGTGGCGTTGTCATTCCACAATCTGGCGTGGGCCGGCCTGTTCATCGTCTTGATCCTGATCGTGGCGCTTTCGCGCATCAATCTCAAGATCGGGGCCCTTATCCTGCTTATCAATATCATCGCGGGGTTCGGGGCCATCTTCGTGTGGAACAAGGTGCTCTACGAGCATCAGCGCGATCGCATCATGACCTTCATCAATCCCCAGCGCGATCCCTTGGGGGCGGGTTATCAGGTGCTGCAATCCAAGGTGGCCATCGGATCGGGGCAATTGGTGGGGAAGGGTTATCTCAACGGGACGCAGACGAACCTGAGCTTCCTGCCCGAGGAGCATACCGATTTCATCTTCTCGGTGTGGGCGGAGCAATTCGGCTTCCTCGGCTGCATCGCCTTGCTGGCCCTTTACCTTTATCTCTTGCACCGGATCCTGAGGACGGGGATGGATATCCGCAACCGGTTCGTAAGCCTGGTGGGAGCCGGCGTGGCCGGCATCCTCGGCTTCCATATCATCGTGAACGTGTCCATGACCATCGGCATGATGCCGGTAACCGGTTTGCCTTTGCCCTTCATGTCCTATGGCGGATCCTTCCTGATTTCCTGCCTGATGATGATCGGGCTGCTCATCAATCTCCGGGCCCATGGGCACAATCTCTAA
- a CDS encoding ComF family protein, with amino-acid sequence MGTISNRARRIGAFLSALWMPPECVHCRNDRWLGLPLCRDCHRSLKPWLAEKPEAYRIRDSRFLFVLSPALSVLIHGFKYHHRRRYAAYLCACARRRPGLAAWAAGFDALVPVPVHRGRRRERGYNQAEVIAGHLGELWGRPVWPRALVRKRSTRSQTRLSKGERGRNLEGAFACPDGSLKGKRILLIDDVFTTGATSEACAAALLRAGAAEVAVFALAKVEPGSPEEDFVRELEAAAAYAA; translated from the coding sequence ATGGGCACAATCTCTAATCGCGCGCGGCGTATCGGGGCCTTCCTTTCGGCCCTTTGGATGCCCCCGGAGTGCGTCCATTGCCGGAATGACCGGTGGCTGGGCCTGCCCCTCTGCCGCGATTGCCATCGTTCCCTGAAACCTTGGCTGGCGGAAAAGCCGGAAGCCTACCGGATCCGCGACAGCCGCTTCTTGTTCGTCCTATCGCCGGCGTTGTCCGTTTTGATCCATGGATTCAAGTATCATCATCGGCGGCGATATGCCGCGTACTTATGCGCGTGCGCCCGCCGCCGACCCGGACTGGCCGCCTGGGCCGCGGGTTTCGATGCCCTGGTTCCCGTGCCCGTTCACCGGGGCCGCCGCCGTGAACGCGGCTACAACCAAGCCGAAGTCATCGCGGGGCATTTGGGGGAACTTTGGGGGCGTCCGGTCTGGCCCCGCGCCTTGGTCCGCAAACGTTCCACGCGATCGCAGACGCGCCTGTCCAAAGGGGAGCGTGGCCGTAACCTCGAAGGCGCCTTTGCCTGCCCGGATGGGAGCCTCAAAGGCAAGCGTATCCTCCTTATCGATGACGTGTTCACGACGGGGGCCACTTCGGAGGCCTGCGCCGCCGCGCTTTTGCGGGCCGGGGCGGCCGAGGTGGCGGTATTCGCCTTGGCGAAAGTGGAACCAGGATCCCCGGAAGAAGACTTCGTCCGAGAGTTAGAGGCGGCGGCGGCGTACGCAGCCTAG
- a CDS encoding DUF1080 domain-containing protein, protein MRGLVSALFMTTAMTAVFAGPNDSNWVQMLRKGDTKLSDWTAKIQGRAVGENPYNSFSYAETSDGQPRLLVTDTVTYNSGSYGYGHLFYKTLYSDYIARVQYHFPTKQSFASASGTWTIQNNGLMLHCQSAASMTQGQDYPQSLETQLLGYWSQGWATIPLPRRPRAPTRPTPIGRARTSGNSPW, encoded by the coding sequence ATGAGGGGATTGGTTTCCGCGTTATTCATGACGACCGCGATGACGGCGGTTTTCGCCGGTCCGAACGATTCGAACTGGGTGCAGATGCTGAGGAAGGGGGATACCAAGCTCAGCGATTGGACCGCGAAGATCCAGGGGCGCGCCGTGGGGGAGAATCCATATAACTCCTTCAGCTATGCCGAGACTTCCGATGGACAGCCCAGGCTCCTCGTCACCGATACGGTGACCTATAACAGCGGTAGCTACGGCTACGGCCACCTTTTCTACAAGACGCTGTATTCGGATTACATCGCGCGGGTGCAGTACCATTTTCCGACCAAGCAATCTTTCGCGAGCGCGAGCGGCACGTGGACCATCCAGAACAACGGCTTGATGCTGCATTGCCAATCCGCCGCCTCCATGACGCAAGGTCAAGACTACCCCCAATCCCTAGAAACCCAGTTGCTGGGGTACTGGAGCCAAGGCTGGGCTACGATTCCGTTACCACGACGGCCAAGGGCGCCAACTCGACCAACGCCGATTGGCCGGGCAAGGACATCTGGGAATTCACCATGGTGA
- a CDS encoding Ig-like domain-containing protein, with translation MAVPAALLTALTLMDCEPGKSLDAVTTNTTPPESGFVAKIEVTTAPTSVLPSDTATVEMAFTDSATGNPLKGARLNITSTQFIILASSSARTFSSDSLPDDGKFSFRIVSTATGTGTVNVRVTSGTKVRTKSITVLVTEKPVAPKIVETLPNKVAVKESTSVSFTVLDSIQEKPLANAVVTVSSVLYTILDPKANDTLSTDTTGSDGKAAFRVYTATNGGGAGTLTVKVKTAAGVSRTLTYTLATSEDSVQDRPRKMVFTALRSSLRADGTDSTQLTVLVKDDNNNPLPGEKIRFTATGGVVRAEATTDEWGTAATVLRSERVNKTVVVTATLEKTGATAQQEVAFDGINIVINPAKRVLMTNNLNTILFELRDGSNVPISGDSMEIVAKGATNGFNGDGKDSLLVVTDTKGQYKANIISDKAQTIVIVARALGSKSEDTVYYTSDVMSLSSSKDAINGDGLDQATITATLKRGDNSAIQNAQVKWTTTFGDFKSTPFTQTDGTGKTSIVLRSPRGSGLAVINVEAQDPTGKLSASGNITVAVKALKVARLTIQVSPDNIPVKVGETQLTATAYDSAGNYMTGVLVGFRMVKGAGGGDETILPPVDYTKSGQAQSVFKAGGVISLYRGVKLAAVALDISGTDTMVIASSDTVGLTVSGPPNRVSVGVNILKGENPNDGTFALPTAAVVTDVNGNLVADGTPVNFSTTPIGAYYTGISWIPANDPPYYSLTDTLYYFLPWTDYNNNGKLDADETPSAYNSARPARGEDRDGNGIILASESFVDINHNGVWDSVNAEPTVQVPKNDTTGGHYFVDFNGNGIQDTAEPFFDANHDGICECSGKRNANGDLYESNFFGSAANHPFPGEASVGIPRQVATASGKAATKITYVQSMARLVRVRITAEANGVTSTVDVDLPIVKDEGK, from the coding sequence ATGGCCGTCCCCGCCGCTTTGCTCACGGCCTTGACCCTTATGGATTGCGAGCCAGGCAAGTCCCTGGATGCAGTAACCACGAATACCACGCCGCCGGAATCGGGCTTCGTCGCCAAGATCGAAGTGACTACGGCCCCGACCAGCGTGCTGCCGTCCGATACGGCTACGGTGGAAATGGCCTTCACCGACTCCGCCACGGGGAACCCGCTCAAAGGGGCCCGGCTCAATATAACCAGCACCCAGTTCATCATCCTCGCGTCCTCGTCGGCGAGGACGTTCAGCTCCGATTCCCTGCCCGATGACGGCAAATTTTCTTTCCGCATCGTTTCGACCGCTACCGGCACCGGGACCGTGAACGTGCGGGTGACATCGGGTACCAAGGTCCGCACCAAATCGATTACCGTGCTGGTGACCGAGAAGCCGGTAGCCCCGAAGATCGTGGAGACCTTGCCGAACAAGGTGGCTGTAAAGGAATCCACCTCCGTCTCCTTTACCGTGCTTGATTCGATCCAGGAAAAGCCTTTGGCCAATGCCGTGGTAACCGTCAGCAGCGTGCTTTACACGATCTTGGATCCGAAAGCCAATGACACGCTTTCGACCGACACGACCGGTAGCGACGGCAAGGCGGCTTTCCGCGTTTATACGGCGACCAATGGGGGCGGGGCGGGGACTTTGACCGTGAAGGTGAAGACCGCGGCGGGCGTATCCCGCACCTTGACCTACACCTTGGCCACCTCGGAAGACTCGGTCCAGGATCGACCCCGTAAAATGGTCTTCACCGCCTTGCGCTCCAGCCTGCGCGCGGACGGGACCGATTCCACGCAACTGACCGTTCTGGTGAAGGACGACAATAACAATCCCCTTCCGGGCGAGAAGATCCGGTTCACCGCCACCGGCGGCGTGGTCCGGGCCGAAGCGACCACGGACGAATGGGGGACGGCAGCTACCGTGCTACGCTCTGAGCGCGTCAACAAGACGGTGGTAGTAACCGCCACATTGGAAAAAACCGGCGCTACCGCGCAGCAAGAAGTGGCCTTCGACGGCATAAACATCGTCATCAACCCCGCCAAGCGCGTATTGATGACCAACAACCTGAACACCATCCTCTTCGAGTTGCGCGATGGTAGTAACGTGCCCATTTCCGGCGACTCCATGGAGATAGTCGCCAAGGGCGCGACGAACGGGTTCAATGGCGACGGCAAGGACTCCCTTCTGGTCGTCACCGATACCAAAGGGCAATACAAGGCGAACATCATCAGCGATAAGGCCCAAACCATCGTGATCGTGGCCCGGGCCTTGGGATCCAAATCCGAAGACACGGTGTATTACACCAGCGATGTCATGTCGTTGTCCTCTTCCAAGGACGCCATAAATGGCGATGGCCTTGATCAGGCCACCATCACGGCGACCCTGAAACGCGGAGATAATTCGGCCATCCAAAACGCGCAGGTCAAATGGACCACGACCTTCGGAGATTTCAAATCGACCCCCTTCACCCAGACCGATGGAACCGGGAAAACCAGCATCGTGCTGCGGAGCCCGCGGGGTTCCGGTCTCGCGGTTATCAACGTGGAAGCCCAGGATCCCACCGGAAAGCTTTCGGCCAGCGGGAACATTACCGTAGCCGTGAAGGCATTGAAAGTGGCCCGCCTCACTATCCAGGTTTCGCCTGATAATATCCCGGTGAAGGTGGGGGAGACCCAACTTACCGCCACCGCTTACGATAGCGCGGGCAATTATATGACCGGCGTACTGGTCGGATTCCGGATGGTGAAGGGCGCGGGCGGAGGCGATGAAACCATATTGCCTCCCGTGGACTACACCAAATCGGGCCAAGCCCAATCCGTCTTCAAGGCCGGAGGGGTGATCAGCTTATACCGGGGGGTGAAACTCGCGGCCGTGGCCCTGGACATCAGCGGGACCGATACTATGGTCATCGCGTCCTCGGATACGGTGGGCCTGACGGTTTCGGGGCCGCCCAATCGGGTTAGCGTGGGCGTGAACATCCTGAAGGGCGAGAATCCCAACGATGGGACCTTCGCCTTGCCAACGGCCGCAGTCGTAACCGACGTGAACGGCAATCTCGTGGCCGACGGGACCCCCGTCAATTTCAGCACCACCCCGATCGGGGCGTATTATACGGGCATCAGCTGGATCCCGGCCAACGATCCGCCCTATTACAGCCTTACGGATACCCTCTACTATTTCCTGCCGTGGACCGATTACAACAACAACGGCAAGCTGGACGCGGATGAAACGCCAAGCGCCTATAACTCCGCCCGACCGGCCCGAGGGGAAGATAGGGACGGCAACGGGATCATCCTCGCGAGCGAGTCCTTCGTTGACATCAACCACAACGGGGTCTGGGATTCGGTGAACGCGGAACCGACCGTTCAGGTCCCGAAGAACGATACCACGGGCGGGCATTATTTCGTGGACTTCAACGGGAACGGGATCCAGGATACCGCCGAGCCTTTCTTCGATGCCAACCATGACGGCATTTGCGAATGCTCCGGTAAGCGGAACGCCAACGGCGATCTTTACGAGTCGAACTTCTTCGGCAGCGCGGCCAATCACCCGTTCCCCGGGGAAGCCTCCGTGGGCATCCCGCGGCAGGTCGCGACCGCGTCAGGCAAGGCCGCCACGAAAATCACCTACGTCCAATCGATGGCGCGGCTGGTCCGCGTAAGGATCACGGCGGAAGCCAACGGCGTAACCTCCACAGTGGACGTGGATCTGCCCATCGTTAAGGATGAAGGTAAGTGA
- a CDS encoding patatin-like phospholipase family protein — MALILSGGGARGAYQAGILSAWQDIFRRNGQIEIIVGVSAGAINAVRLMQSAPNYASGIEAITHLWTTLSPDQIFESDLKAVVRNLVRLVRSSRHQRNHGQETSLINAVLSTAPLATFLKKNTDMGQVQQRLRTLPDHGLALNCFDYTDMKNVTFFQTREACPSWERPTVRGVRTSLTTEHILASCAVPLIFPPVVIDGHFYGDGSLRNMTPLNAAIRMGAERIINISLRGDSYQQQTNAAPTLGRIAATMLDSMFLDAVDIDSQFMNRINLLATQIPETSRDVRVIDLCRVGPMLDFSLIASKYRKRFPKTLRYLFGGWISSELLSYLLFDGEYSKELIECGKRDGELFLDVVEEWLLGT, encoded by the coding sequence GTGGCATTGATCCTGAGCGGCGGAGGGGCCCGCGGCGCCTATCAGGCGGGCATCCTGAGCGCATGGCAGGACATATTCCGCCGCAACGGCCAAATCGAAATCATCGTAGGGGTCTCCGCGGGCGCGATCAACGCCGTGCGGCTGATGCAATCGGCGCCCAATTACGCTTCCGGCATCGAGGCCATCACACACCTTTGGACCACGCTCTCCCCCGACCAGATCTTCGAATCGGATCTTAAGGCGGTGGTGCGTAACCTGGTGCGCCTGGTGCGTTCTTCGCGCCACCAACGCAACCACGGGCAGGAGACCAGCCTCATCAACGCGGTCCTCAGCACCGCCCCGCTCGCCACTTTCCTGAAGAAGAATACGGACATGGGCCAAGTGCAGCAGAGATTGCGCACGCTTCCGGACCATGGGCTCGCGCTCAACTGCTTCGATTACACCGACATGAAGAACGTGACCTTCTTCCAGACGCGGGAAGCCTGCCCCTCATGGGAAAGGCCCACGGTGCGGGGCGTGCGGACCTCGCTTACCACCGAGCATATCCTAGCCTCCTGCGCGGTGCCGCTCATCTTCCCTCCCGTCGTCATCGACGGCCATTTTTACGGCGACGGATCCCTCCGCAACATGACCCCGCTCAATGCCGCCATCCGCATGGGGGCGGAACGCATCATCAACATCAGCTTGCGCGGGGATTCCTACCAGCAGCAGACCAATGCGGCCCCCACCTTGGGCCGCATCGCGGCGACCATGCTGGATTCCATGTTCTTGGACGCGGTGGACATCGATTCCCAATTCATGAACCGCATCAACCTGCTGGCCACCCAGATTCCCGAAACCAGCCGCGACGTGCGCGTCATCGATCTATGCCGGGTAGGCCCCATGCTCGACTTCAGCCTCATCGCCTCCAAGTACCGCAAGCGGTTTCCCAAGACCTTGCGTTACCTGTTCGGCGGATGGATCTCCTCCGAACTGCTCAGTTACCTTCTCTTCGACGGGGAATACTCGAAGGAGTTGATCGAGTGCGGGAAGCGCGACGGGGAATTGTTCTTGGACGTCGTGGAGGAATGGCTGTTGGGGACTTAA